From the Penaeus monodon isolate SGIC_2016 chromosome 3, NSTDA_Pmon_1, whole genome shotgun sequence genome, the window CTCCCGCTCGTTtacatcccccctttctctctctttcatacacacaaTGTACTCACTATCTCTAGTAAAATAAACTCCGACGTTTACGTTTTGCCAAGACCTAACGATGAAATATTACTTGAATTAATCTCCCTTCATATTATGACAAATGCTTCGTAACAAAAATcacgaaagaaaataaagtgaCCTATTCTTCACAAGCACCAAGCATTTTACTTTCAAAACGCATCTAACCGTTTGTTTACACCAAGCAATCTCTTTCTAGGCTCCACCAAGTTATAACTACCATTATGCGGTGAGAGACGAGTACTCGGGGAACGACTTCGGGCAGCAGGAGGAGCGCGATGGTTACATGACCAAGGGCTCCTATTCCGTACGGCTCCCCGACGGCCGTGTGCAGAGAGTGACTTactacgtggacggcgactcTGGATTCATGGCTGAAGTGTCTTACGAAGGCGAGGCTCAGTACCCAGCTCATCAGCCTGCCGCTTCGTATCAGCCTGCACCGACTTATCAAACTACTCCAGCCTATCAGCCTACACCTGCCTATCAGCCTGCACCAACTTACCAACCAGCTCCTACTCATCAACCTGTACCGACCTACCAGCCTACACCTTCGACATCCTTTGACCCAGTTGTTTCTTATTGATCTAACCTTTTCTGTGGTAGATTACGTGGCGTTGATGGCTTTGCGATGGTTTGATTGTGATTATTTATTCTGAGAGTGTGTCAATAAAGGATTTAGCAAGAAATTCTAGTATTACCTTCTCGAACGGTTTTGCTATAGTACTGGATAATCTGCTAAAGGTAGTTTTGTTTGTAGTAAGCAGTTCGAACTAAAGCGaattaaagatatgatataacataatgtccttctatctaacacacacacacacacatatatacacgcatatatatatatatatatatatatatatatatatatatatatatatacacacgtgtctatatatacacacgtgtgtatgtgtttgtgtatatgtacaaatatattcatacacacacacacacacacacacgtgtgtatgtgtgtgaatatatttgtacatatacacaaacacatacacacacacacacacacacacacacacacacacacacacacacacacacacacatatatatatatatataatatatatatatatatatatatatatataattgtatatatatatatatatatatacatattagatatatatataatataatatatatattatagattatatatatatatatatataataatatatttacacacacacgcacacacatacacacacacacacacacacacacacacacacacacacacacacacacacacacacactaatatatataattatatatagtatatatatatatatataatatatatatatataatatgtatatatatatatacatatatatatatattatatatatatatatatatatatatatatatgtatatatatatacatattatatatatatatatatatatatatatatatctatagatatatatatatatatatatagtgtgtgtgtgtgtgtgtgtgtgtgtgtgtgtgtgtgtgtgtcgtagtgtgtgcgtgtgtgtgtaaatatatatatatatatattataattatatatatatatatatatatatatatattatatatatatatatatatattattatatatatatatatatatatatatataaatatataatatatatatatatacataatatataaatatatataatataatatatatatatatgcatatatatatatatattatatatataatttaatagataatatatatatattatatatatatgttgtgtgtgtggtgttgtgtggtgtgtggtgtgtgtggtgtgtaaatatatatatatatatatatatataatatatattatatatatatattatatatatatatatatacatattatatatatatatatatatatatatataatatatatataatatatataattaatatatatattatatatataatatatatatctattatatatatatagtatatatattatatacatattatatatatatatatatatattatagatatatatattatctatattatatttatatatatatgctatattatatacatcttaatcatctatatacctattatatatatcattataattctctatatatatatataatatatatatatatatatataatatatatatatatatatattatatatacatattccatcttatatctagtatatatctattcttaactattatctatatatattatctatatttatataatatatatcttagatatatttattatatatctatatttttattttcctcttatactatttctatctatatattctatttatatctactctctatctctttaaaactattttatctttctatactatatatctttttctattttatattctataccatttatatatatttattatatatttctattatatctatcttttatatcacatttatttaacatattctctatatctctctatatctatatatatctctatattttctcttctatatatatatatcttatatattctttatatattatttctctatatctctctattttattatatctttctattattatattctatttattctcatttatactatattctattctctatatatatattatattatatatactatattatatttatatatatatttaatatttttatctatatatcttattctatatactattatatattatctttttatatatatatgttctattatgtagatattttcctttatctatatattatatcttcactttatctatatttcttatatatatatctaatattcttttccccatcctattattaaaattaatatattatatatatcattattcttgctatattactattctacatatatatattatttttatatttatatatctttatttgtattatatttttatttatttatatatattacttattatatatatatatatatatatatattacaattatattacacacgcacaccatgatatattgtgtggtgttgtgtgtgcacgtGGGGGTTTTTTGAACATATTGCAATAACGGCAATATTAACTtgaatttctctccttctcccttacataTTATATGACACGTGCCACTTCGTACCCCAAAAAtctcgaaaaagaaaaataaagtgacCTATTCTTCACAAGCACCAAGCATTTTACTTTCAAAACGCATCTAACCGTTTGTTTACACCAAACAATCTCTTTCTAGGCTCCACCAAGTTATAACTACCATTATGCGGTGAGAGACGAGTACTCGGGGAACGACTTCGGGCAGCAGGAGGAGCGCGATGGTTATATGACCAAGGGCTCCTATTCCGTACGGCTCCCCGACGGCCGTGTGCAGAGAGTGACTTactacgtggacggcgactcTGGATTCATGGCTGAAGTGTCTTACGAAGGCGAGGCTCAGTACCCAGCTCATCAGCCTGCCGCTTCGTATCAGCCTGCACCAACTTATCAAACTACTCCAGCCTATCAGCCTACACCTGCCTATAAGCCTGCACCAACTTACCAACCAGGTCCTACTCATCAACCTGTACCGATCTACCAGCCTACACCTTCGACATCCTTTGACCCAGTTGTTTCTTATTGATCTAACCTTTTCTGTGGTAGATTACGTGGCGTTGATGGCTTTGCGATGGTTTGATTGTGATTATTTATTCTGAGAGTGTGTCAATAAAGGATTTAGCAAGAAATTCTAGTATTACCTTCTCGAACGGTTTTGCTATAGTACTGGATAATCTGCTAAAGGTAGTTTTGTTTGTAGTAAGCAGTTCGAACTAAAGCGaattaaagatatgatataacataatgtccttctatctaacacacacacacacacacacatatatacacgcatatatatatatatatatatatatatatatatatatatatatatatatatatatatatatattatatatttatatatatatatattatatatttatatatatatatattatatatttatatatatatatttatatatatatatatatatatatatatatatatatatatatatatatatacacacgtgtctatatatacacacgtgtgtatgtgtttgtgtatatgtacaaatatattcatacacacacacatacacacacgtgtgtatgtgtgtgtgtgtgaatatatttgtacatatacacaaacacatacacacacacacacacacacacacacacacacacacacacacatatatatatatatatatataatatatataacaaatatatatatgcaatatataaatatatatatatacaatatataaatatatatatacaatatataaatatatatatgtaatatataaatataaataaaatatataaatatatatatatataatatatatatacaatatatataatatatatatatatattataatatatatataatataatatatatatatatatatatatatatttatacacacacaccacaacacacacacacacacacacacaacaacacacacaatatatatatatatatatatatatatatattatatatataatatatattattattattgtataatattatatatatatatatatatatatattatattatatatatatatatatatacaatatatatacacacgcacacacatagatatatgtgtgtgtgtgtgtgtgtgtgtgtgtgtgcacgtgtgtgtgtttgtgtgtgtatgtataaatacatatatatgtatatgtatatatacatatatacacacatacatatatacatatatctgtatatatgcatgcatacatatttatatgtatatgtaaatgtataaaggtttgtattgtcatatatatatatatatatatatatatatatatatatatatatatgaaatatatatatatatatatatatatatatatatatatatatatatatgtgtgtgtgtgtgtgtgtgtgtgtgtgtgtgtgtgtgtgtgtgtgtgtgtgtgtgtgtgtgtgggtatgtgtatgtgtgtgtgtgtgtgtgtgtgtgtgtgtgtgtgtgtgtgtgtgtgtgtgtgtgtgtgtgtatggatatatatgtatgtatgtatatatatatatatgtataagtatgtgtgtgtgtggggggggggtatatatatgtattgttacggctggtatgtcactaagagaattcaggggaaaaGCAGcgccgctgaactctaattctcttaatgcggtcgccagaatcatagacgaaaagtcaaatggcctgatatgaatggctaaataccacgcaacaacaatccttgcgttaaagtactaattgtgattatcaagtttcttcttgttccttcactgttcattccatattaaatggtcattaattCGGTTagcataatattattaaatgtaaattcatttatgaggtcttccattgatgtatttatcattcattattgataaggtactttcattgtattgtaagcctttaaataaatattcaagatttctttcattattagttatcattcaatgtcaaagatttggaaaaatatgtaaattcatgatcataattttatttatttccttcaccaaaacacaaaaaacacacaaaacacaagaaacaagaaaatactacctatgcgatatattattaaaatataatatatcgccctaatccctaaccaagaaattaccaaccgtaaaaaaataaaagaaacagcagccggcggagaggtctcgcccaggcctatggcaaaggaggagtggccgaggcaGTTCTGCCAAGGAAAtaggtagcgctcaagacggagatggggggggggggggggcgaacgctactgcaggaactgcctagttcaatgctttgctttcgctctttacttaattattgattttactttaatagcatatatatgtatgtatatatatttatatttgtaaacatatatatatatatatatatatatatatatatatatatatatatatatatttatacatatttatatacaagctTATTTACTGGTTTTAGGGAATATTGTGACACAGTCGGAATTCATTACATCTAATCTCTTATaagagtttttttatatataggtcaTCAGTGCTCTATGCGACTAAACGGAAGACGGATACATTTGAACATTTTCTATAAATTCTATAGATTTACCTGTAATAAATACAAACGAACCCATTACAGCAATACCTGTAAACACTTccaagcagtaaaaaaaaatgatcgcTTGAGTGTCTGCACGTAATTTTAAGAAAGTAAAGGGCTACACGAACCGCACTTATACCGGAAGAGAAAAGACTGATCCACCCACtcgaatgaaagggaaaaggactTTGCCGGATAGTGTGGAATTATGCCGATATGTGCAACACATTCAGAAGAACATGGAAATTGTAACAAGTAAGAAATAAGACGAATACATTGGAATAAGACttcaaaaacaaaatctaattAGTATAcgtgctatatacatacatactaacacacacacacataaacacacacacacacacacacacacacacacatacacatacacacacacatacacacacacatacacacacacacacacacatatatatatatatatatatatatatatatatatatatatatatatatatatatatgtatatatgtatatatgtatatatatgtacatatatatatatatatatatatattattattcaattatattctttttattattattcaactatTTATATTCTTAAGACGCATTTTTGCAGCTAAATATTTCACTAGTTCTTGCAAAAAGTGAACCTTTTTGACGGAACTTCTTGGTCAGATATCTTGGTTTGGTTTCGTAACCAAACCAAGCATTTTCAAACTGCCTCCAGAGGAAGCTTGCTACAGTTTCATGATATTACAATTGTAAACAAACTTTGTGTAGACCAGAAGGAGTATATTAAGTGCTCTATTATTCTCTAGAAGATAGATACTAGCTATTTATAATTGCATTATGGCAATTCCGATGTTCGatgtttatttacctttattttgcttctaaattcgCAGTCTGAAAGACATATTTACTATTAATAGTAGATATTATTCCATTAAACTGTTgcttttaaatgtaaatatatatgattgttcTTCATAACCTTTTGTGCTACATAATATGTAAGTGATCCTTTGAAATTCCCATTTACTTAAATTCTTATTTCCCGTATCTTCTTCAGTTAATGCAGAACTTAGGTGAGAAAAGATTACCATGCTAATTTCGCTGTCAACTCTAACAGCGTCCATCCTTTTTTCGCCCAAGATTACTTCTGTTACCACATCACATACCGCGGCAGTTTGTTTAATTTGATAGCTAAGCtgggtgttttttcttcttcttcttcttcttcttttttgatgaATTCGGCAAGACGAACCAAACCATAGCTTGCTTAAGTTTCTCGTCATAAatgcccatacatacacacacacacacacacacacacacacacacacacacacacacacacacacacacacataaatgtaaatatatatacacatatatagatcccTTAAGAGCATGAGGCATTCTACCTACTTACTATAAGATATGGTGATTGTGAGagactccttaaaaaaaaaaaaaaaaaaatcaaaacacatgtTTCTTAGCGAT encodes:
- the LOC119596075 gene encoding cuticle protein 7-like; the protein is MALQVLALAALMGAALSFPMVPEYGVSSAPSPVYDSPRHPAPAYDAPRHPAPAYDAPRHPAPAYDAPRRPAATYDMPAHENQAPPSYNYHYAVRDEYSGNDFGQQEERDGYMTKGSYSVRLPDGRVQRVTYYVDGDSGFMAEVSYEGEAQYPAHQPAASYQPAPTYQTTPAYQPTPAYQPAPTYQPAPTHQPVPTYQPTPSTSFDPVVSY
- the LOC119586911 gene encoding cuticle protein 7-like, whose product is MALRWFDLLDNLLKAPPSYNYHYAVRDEYSGNDFGQQEERDGYMTKGSYSVRLPDGRVQRVTYYVDGDSGFMAEVSYEGEAQYPAHQPAASYQPAPTYQTTPAYQPTPAYKPAPTYQPGPTHQPVPIYQPTPSTSFDPVVSY